A window from Culex pipiens pallens isolate TS chromosome 3, TS_CPP_V2, whole genome shotgun sequence encodes these proteins:
- the LOC120427292 gene encoding mucin-2-like — translation MIDHSAKCAEGDRGLHKLKRNDMYYVCHPRGVMIGMCPANMNFCEASQRCIKREGKPAKTIKVYDESENCHVRIPSCKGVGRFAVPSNRSFYFDCEEHNYGYYQYVYRCPHETKFNPELKRCTAEAGCKKNKDDYLNRFDDEYFPKCVMRGQFRTAKDCNLYYQCTPNLDGSYFQIRFECPSSMYYDVQTERCQLRESEECEYVPLHQILRDYSAKHNLPCVAIPPTEAPTTVGCPPKPTPNTTTPPCPLKKTTKTPVPCPPKTTSTTTTAPCPPNTTTTTAPTTTTPPCEAETDPITLGPFRFEARLAQPEEHEDPLVQFAFMDDQAETTIPTEETTLNTEPSTEMSTTVSPSTTTITTTTITTTTPEPIVETQPPSTSTTDPPTTSTTIPSTTTTTTTRTCCKFITGPDTIDGINPDYWLEENERQNTTCPPMSLPCNETQTSTVSDSTTSTTGRESTTEPQKSHLIMQGLMFTDQTTANDQFTTSGEPTSSSTAVTQDTVSTSSDTQTTSSVTQSPTTPLGMETTLTDSATTGADSQTTGSGTQSPTSPSDMETTPTDSGTTSSDSQTTASGTPDPTTPSDMETTPTDSGTTSSDSQTTGSVTQGPTTPSDMETTPTDSGTTSSDSQTTASGTQGPTTPSDIETTPTDSGTTSSDSQTTASGTQSPKTPSDMETTPTDSATTGADSQTTASGTQSPTTPSDMETTPTDSGTTSSDSQTTASGTQGPTTPSDMETTPTDLETTSLDSQTTAAGTQGPTTPSDMETTPTDSATTGADSQTTASGTQSPTTPSDMETTPTDSGTTSLDSQTTASGTQSPTTPSDMETTPTDSATTGADSQTTASGTQSPTTPSDMETTPTDSGITSSDSQTSASGTQDPTTPSDMETTPTDSVTSSDSQTTASGTQGPTTPSDLETTPTDSATTGADSQTTASGTQSPTTPLDMETTPTDSGTTSSDSQTTASGTQDPTTPSDIETTPTDSGTTSSGSQTTASGTQGPTTPLDMETTPTDSGTTSSDSQTTASGTQSPTTPSDMETTPTDSGTTSSDSQTTASGTQDPTTPLDIETTPTDSGTTSSDSQTTASGTQSPTTPLDMETTPTDSGTQGPTTPSDMETTPTDLGTTSSDIQTTGSVTQGQTTPSDIETTPTDSGTTSSDSQTTASGTQSPPTPLDMETTPTDSGTTSSDSQTTTSGTQDPTTPSEIETTPTDSGTTSSVSQTTASGTQGSTTPSDMETTSSDTQTTGSVTQGPTTPSDMETTATDSATTGADSQTTGSGTQDPTTPSDMESTPATPTPDSISTTQAETGTTSSDSFTSSFITPASTTTCDPNGIEFPLSQEVFPPNEEGTIVPDIDEVSPTENPVRCVLPGDGQINCNGAQGTAGGKMVIPGYIIRLRQKTRPGLTPNPGFDANIKLRLKYPHSYRFEAFARGPAKC, via the exons ATGATCGACCAT TCTGCCAAGTGTGCCGAAGGCGATCGTGGACTACATAAACTGAAGCGCAACGATATGTACTACGTTTGTCACCCACGTGGTGTCATGATTGGGATGTGTCCCGCTAATATG AATTTCTGTGAAGCCAGTCAACGGTGCATCAAACGAGAGGGAAAACCGGCCAAAACGATTAAGGTTTACGACGAATCGGAAAATTGCCACGTGCGAATTCCCAGCTGCAAAGGAGTCG GCCGCTTTGCTGTGCCATCAAATCGTTCGTTTTACTTCGACTGCGAGGAGCACAACTACGGTTACTATCAATACGTGTATCGGTGCCCACATGAAACCAAATTCAACCCAGAGCTGAAGCGTTGTACGGCGGAAGCTGGATGCAAA AAAAATAAGGACGATTACTTGAATCGATTTGACGACGAGTACTTCCCGAAATGTGTAATGCGAGGACAATTTCGTACGGCTAAGGATTGTAATCTGTACTACCAATGCACTCCGAACTTGGACGGATCCTACTTTCAAATACGATTTGA aTGTCCTTCATCGATGTACTATGATGTGCAGACTGAACGTTGCCAGCTTCGAGAATCTGAAGAGTGTGAATACGTGCCCCTGCATCAGATTTTGAGAGACTATTCTGCAAAACATAACCTTCCCTGTGTTGCAATACCTCCTACTGAAGCTCCGACAACTGTTGGATGTCCGCCCAAACCAACACCAAATACTACAACTCCTCCATGTCCTCTTAAAAAGACTACCAAAACACCTGTTCCGTGTCCGCCAAAAACGACTTCAACAACTACTACTGCTCCCTGTCCTCCTAATACAACTACGACAACAGCTCCCACTACAACAACTCCTCCATGCGAAGCTGAAACCGATCCAATCACGCTCGGTCCTTTCCGTTTTGAAGCCCGTTTGGCTCAACCAGAAGAACATGAAGATCCGTTAGTTCAGTTCGCATTCATGGATGATCAAGCTGAAACAACGATTCCAACGGAGGAAACAACTCTGAATACCGAACCTAGTACTGAAATGAGCACCACTGTTTCTCCTTCTACTACTACAATTACTACTACGACTATAACGACTACTACTCCTGAGCCAATAGTTGAAACACAACCACCGAGCACTTCAACCACGGATCCTCCAACTACAAGCACTACAATCCCGagcacgacgacgacaacgacgaccaGAACATGTTGCAAGTTCATTACGGGACCTGACACTATTGATGGAATAAATCCAGATTATTGGCTTGAAGAAAACGAAAGACAAAACACAACTTGCCCACCGATGTCACTCCCATGTAATGAGACTCAAACATCAACAGTTAGCGATAGTACTACCTCGACAACAGGACGTGAGTCAACAACTGAACCACAAAAAAGCCACTTAATCATGCAAGGTCTCATGTTTACAGATCAAACAACTGCCAATGATCAGTTCACTACAAGCGGTGAACCAACAAGTAGTAGTACTGCTGTAACGCAGGATACGGTTTCCACAAGTTCTGATACACAAACAACTAGCTCCGTAACGCAGAGTCCAACGACACCTTTGGGCATGGAAACAACTCTAACAGATTCAGCAACAACTGGTGCAGACTCACAGACAACTGGTTCCGGAACCCAGAGTCCAACGTCACCATCGGACATGGAAACCACGCCTACAGATTCTGGCACCACAAGTTCGGACTCACAAACAACTGCCTCCGGAACTCCAGATCCAACGACACCTTCGGATATGGAAACTACGCCAACGGATTCAGGAACCACAAGCTCGGACTCACAAACAACCGGATCTGTAACTCAAGGTCCAACGACGCCATCGGACATGGAAACCACGCCAACGGATTCAGGAACTACAAGTTCGGACTCACAAACAACTGCCTCAGGAACTCAAGGTCCAACGACACCTTCGGATATAGAAACCACGCCAACGGATTCAGGAACCACAAGCTCGGACTCACAAACAACAGCTTCCGGAACTCAAAGTCCAAAGACACCGTCGGACATGGAAACAACTCCAACAGATTCAGCAACGACTGGGGCAGACTCACAGACAACTGCTTCCGGAACTCAGAGCCCAACGACACCATCGGACATGGAAACCACGCCAACGGATTCTGGAACCACAAGCTCGGACTCACAAACAACAGCTTCCGGAACTCAAGGTCCAACGACACCTTCGGACATGGAAACCACGCCAACGGATTTAGAAACCACAAGCTTGGACTCACAAACAACAGCCGCTGGAACTCAAGGTCCAACGACACCGTCGGACATGGAAACAACTCCAACAGATTCAGCAACGACTGGTGCAGACTCACAGACAACTGCTTCCGGAACTCAGAGCCCAACGACACCATCGGACATGGAAACCACGCCAACGGATTCAGGAACCACAAGCTTGGACTCACAAACAACAGCTTCCGGAACTCAAAGTCCAACGACACCGTCGGACATGGAAACAACTCCAACAGATTCAGCAACGACTGGTGCAGACTCACAGACAACTGCTTCCGGAACTCAGAGCCCAACGACACCATCGGACATGGAAACCACGCCAACGGATTCTGGAATCACAAGCTCGGACTCACAAACATCTGCTTCCGGAACTCAAGATCCAACGACACCTTCGGACATGGAAACCACGCCAACGGATTCAGTAACAAGCTCGGACTCACAAACAACAGCCTCTGGAACTCAAGGTCCAACGACACCGTCGGATTTGGAAACAACTCCAACAGATTCAGCAACGACTGGTGCAGACTCACAGACAACTGCTTCCGGTACTCAGAGCCCAACGACACCATTGGACATGGAAACCACGCCAACTGATTCTGGAACTACAAGCTCAGACTCACAAACGACTGCTTCCGGAACTCAAGATCCAACGACACCTTCGGATATAGAAACCACGCCAACCGATTCAGGAACCACAAGCTCGGGCTCACAAACAACTGCCTCCGGAACTCAAGGTCCAACGACACCACTGGACATGGAAACAACTCCAACGGATTCAGGAACCACAAGCTCGGACTCACAAACGACTGCTTCTGGAACTCAGAGTCCAACGACACCATCGGACATGGAAACCACGCCAACTGATTCTGGAACTACAAGCTCAGACTCACAAACGACTGCTTCTGGAACTCAAGATCCAACGACACCTTTGGATATAGAAACCACGCCAACCGATTCAGGAACTACAAGCTCGGACTCACAAACGACTGCTTCCGGAACTCAGAGTCCAACGACTCCATTGGACATGGAAACCACGCCAACTGATTCTGGAACTCAGGGTCCAACGACACCATCGGATATGGAAACCACGCCTACGGATTTAGGAACCACAAGCTCGGATATACAAACAACCGGATCTGTAACACAGGGTCAAACGACACCGTCGGATATTGAAACCACGCCAACGGATTCAGGAACCACAAGCTCGGACTCACAAACGACTGCTTCCGGAACTCAGAGTCCACCGACTCCATTGGACATGGAAACCACGCCAACTGATTCTGGAACTACAAGCTCGGACTCACAAACGACAACTTCCGGAACACAAGACCCAACGACACCTTCGGAAATAGAAACCACGCCAACCGATTCAGGAACTACAAGCTCGGTCTCACAAACAACAGCCTCCGGAACTCAAGGTTCAACCACACCATCGGATATGGAAACCACAAGCTCGGATACACAAACAACCGGATCTGTAACTCAGGGTCCAACGACACCGTCGGACATGGAAACGACTGCAACAGATTCAGCAACGACTGGTGCAGACTCACAGACAACTGGTTCCGGAACTCAAGATCCAACGACACCATCGGATATGGAATCCACGCCAGCAACGCCAACACCGGATTCTATTTCAACAACTCAGGCTGAAACAGGAACAACCTCATCTGACTCATTTACCAGTAGTTTCATAACTCCGGCTAGCACAACGACTTGTGATCCTAACGGGATAGAGTTCCCGCTTTCGCAAGAGGTGTTCCCTCCCAATGAAGAAGGTACGATTGTTCCGGACATAGACGAAGTGTCTCCTACCGAGAATCCTGTTCGCTGCGTTCTTCCTGGCGATGGACAAATTAACTGCAACGGCGCCCAAGGTACCGCTGGGGGCAAGATGGTTATACCAGGATATATCATCCGACTAAGGCAGAAAACGCGGCCAGGATTAACTCCTAATCCGGGCTTCGATGCCAACATTAAGCTGAGATTGAAGTACCCGCACTCTTACCGCTTCGAAGCGTTCGCGAGGGGGCCGGCCAAATGTTGA